A single genomic interval of Hevea brasiliensis isolate MT/VB/25A 57/8 chromosome 4, ASM3005281v1, whole genome shotgun sequence harbors:
- the LOC110673202 gene encoding calmodulin calcium-dependent NAD kinase, with protein MQHGYGHGKVILTRVLVASFLGIATAAATKYFRKRSKARRDALNIIPKLDRTESGRVGNLERFSHYVARQLGFTDPNECARLCKLAYDYLRKSKDCEANIYEYFANEAKAESLYVKLIEEFERCILCYFAFHWTQVSHLITQVINDESEKKPKLKDFVMAATRKQRFDRVTKDLKVTRVFSTLVEEMKAIGKGDSQSSDLMVPMALSERSPVLLLMGGGMGAGKSTVIKEILKESFWSGAAPVIVEADAFKESDVIYRAISAMGHHDDLLQTAELVHQSSTDAASSLLVTALNEGRDVIMDGTLSWEPFVDQTIAMARNVHKNRYRMGIGYKVVEDGTIIENYWEREEDEIQERKPYRIEMVGVVCDAYLAVVRGIRRAIITRRAVRVGSQLKSHQRFAAAFPRYCELVDNARLYCTNAVGGPPTLIARKDADSKLLIDPVDIKCLTNVSSINSDAESIYELYSDPSPIYESGTVWKDIILAPSRSALQLELKMAIQMIENPPSANTCSLK; from the exons ATGCAGCATG GTTACGGGCATGGAAAGGTCATCCTCACTCGGGTTCTCGTTGCCTCCTTCTTGGGGATTGCCACCGCCGCTGCTACAAAATATTTCCGGAAAAGGTCGAAAGCTAGAAGGGATGCACTAAACATCATCCCAAAGCTGGACAGGACAGAATCTGGTCGTGTTGGAAATCTTGAAAGATTCTCTCACTATGTTG CTAGGCAACTGGGATTTACAGATCCAAATGAGTGTGCACGGCTATGCAAGTTGGCTTATGATTATTTAAGGAAATCCAAGGATTGTGAGGCTAACATCTACGAATATTTTGCTAATGAAGCTAAGGCAGAGTCTCTGTATGTGAAGCTTATAGAAGAGTTTGAAAGATGCATCCTCTGTTACTTTGCCTTCCATTGGACTCAGGTTTCTCATTTGATCACTCAG GTGATCAACGATGAATCAGAGAAGAAGCCAAAGCTGAAAGACTTTGTAATGGCAGCCACAAG GAAACAAAGATTTGATAGGGTGACCAAGGACTTAAAGGTGACAAGGGTATTCTCTACGCTGGTGGAGGAGATGAAAGCAATCGGCAAGGGTGATTCACAGAGTTCAGATTTGATGGTGCCGATGGCCCTGAGTGAGAGAAGTCCGGTGCTTCTCCTTATGGGTGGTGGTATGGGTGCTGGCAAGAGCACTGTcatcaaagaaattctcaaaga GTCATTCTGGTCAGGAGCAGCACCGGTAATAGTAGAGGCTGATGCATTTAAAGAATCAGATGTTATTTACAGAGCCATAAGCGCTATGGGTCATCACGATGACTTGCTTCAAACAGCTGAATTG GTGCACCAATCATCAACTGATGCTGCATCATCTCTGCTAGTTACTGCGTTGAACGAAGGTAGAGATGTGATCATGGATGGTACACTCTCATGGGAGCCTTTTGTTGACCAGACGATTGCAATGGCACGTAACGTGCACAAAAACAGGTATCGAATGGGAATCGGATACAAGGTGGTTGAGGATGGAACCATTATTGAAAATTACTGGGAAAGAGAGGAAGATGAAATTCAGGAAAGGAAACCATACAGGATAGAGATGGTTGGAGTTGTTTGTGATGCTTATCTTGCTGTTGTTAGAGGCATCAG GAGAGCCATAATAACCAGAAGAGCTGTGAGGGTTGGTTCACAGTTGAAGTCCCACCAGAGATTTGCTGCTGCATTTCCAAGATACTGCGAACTTGTTGACAATGCCAGGCTATATTGCACCAATGCAGTGGGAGGACCACCTACG TTGATAGCGAGGAAAGACGCAGACAGCAAGTTGCTAATTGATCCAGTAGATATCAAATGCTTGACAAATGTGAGCAGTATAAACTCTGATGCAGAATCTATCTACGAGCTTTATTCTGACCCTTCCCCAATATACGAATCCGGCACGGTTTGGAAAGATATCATCTTGGCCCCTTCGAGATCTGCCCTGCAATTAGAGCTCAAAATGGCAATTCAAATGATTGAAAACCCGCCATCTGCAAACACTTGTAGCTTGAAGTGA